In the genome of Corynebacterium glucuronolyticum DSM 44120, the window TGTACTACGCTGCCGGAGCCCTGAACACCTCCGGCGCAATGTTCACAGCGAGCCACAACCCGGCCAAGTACAACGGCATCAAGCTGTGTCGGCCCGGTGCCCGGCCGGTGAGCCGCGACACGGGGCTCGGGGAGATCGCGGACATGGTGTGCGGTCAGATTCCCGCCTATGACGGCCCACAGGGTAGCTACGAGGAAAGAGATGTGCTCGGTGGCTACGTTTCCCACCTGCGCGGGCTCGTGGATCTCTCCGGTATGCGCCCGCTGACCGTTGCCGTGGACGCCGGCAACGGTATGGCCGGGCACACCGTCCCCGCAGCCTTCGAAGGGCTACCGATCACGCTGGAGCCTCTCTACTTTGAGCTCGACGGCACTTTCCCCAACCACGAGGCGAACCCGCTTGACCCGAAGAACCTTGTTGATCTGCAGAAGTTCACCCCGGAAAAGAAGGCGGATATAGGGCTCGCCTTCGACGGAGATGCCGATCGCCTGTTCGTCGTGGATGAGAACGGCGATCCCGTGAGCCCGTCTGCGATCTGCGCGCTCGTAGCCACGCGCTACCTGGAGCAGTTCCCCGGCGCCACGATCATTCACAACCTCATTACGTCGAAGACCGTGCCGGAAATGATCACCGAGCACGGTGGTCACCCGGTGCGCAGCCGTGTCGGCCACAGCTTCATCAAAGCCCTCATGGCGGAGAAGAAGGCTGTCTTCGGCGGTGAGCACTCGGCCCACTACTACTTCCAGGAATTCTTCAACGCAGACTCGGGCCTCCTCACTGCCCTGCACGTGCTGGCCGCGCTGGGAGAGGCCGATAAGCCACTGTCTGAGCTCATGGCGGAGTACTCCCGCTATGCCGCTTCGGGTGAGATCAACACGCGGCTTTCCGGCACGCAGGAGCAGGCCGAAAAGACCCAGGCCGTGCTCGATGCCTTCGCCTCTCGCACGGAGTCCACGGACGACCTCGACGGAGTCACCGTCCAGCTGAAGGACACCCCCGCGTGGTTCAATCTCCGCGCATCCAACACTGAGCCGCTTCTGCGCCTCAATGTCGAGGCCCCGACTGCGGAGGAAGTGGATGCCATCGTCGAGGAGGTTCTCTCCATTGTCCGGAACGACCAGTGAGCTCGCCCGTTTTTTCCCCATCGCCAACGAAGGGGCGGAGGTTCGTTCCGTAGCCGGTTGGGTGCGCGACGGAGGCACACGCCAGCTCTCCGGCTTCCGCCCCCGCGCTCACATCGTGGTGACGTGGGACGAGGTCAGTAGGGCGATTGCTGAAGCCGTTGCCGGCGAATGTGTGGTGACGGATCACCTGCCTACCAGTGCCGGTGCGCTGGACCAGGTCACGATCATTGGGGACGATCCGCGCGCGCTGGAGATCATGTTTGCTGCCCAGCAGCGCGGGTGCGCCGTCACTGTCATCGCTGCCCCGGACTCGCCGCTGGTGAGCGAGCATGCGCGTACCACGATGGTGCCGCCACACATCCCGTTTGCGGAGGATATGTCCGTCGCTCGGACGCTCGCGACTCTCGTCGCGGTGACCTCTCCGGTGGCCACGGTGGCTGAGGAACTTACGGTTTTATCCACGCTTGTCGACGAAGAGGTCGTCGCCTGCCACCCAGATCGCGAGGAAGTGACCAACCCCGCGCGGACGTTGGCGCGCACCTGTACCCAGGGCATTCCCGTGCACGTCGGTCCAGCACGACTGACCCGGCTGCTGGCGGAAATCAGCATCGCCCGCGGTGTGCCGGCACTGTCGGCCACCGCACGTCAAGCGTCGGCCTTTCAAACTAATGATGTAGCCTTAAGCATCGTTGATTGGTCGGATGGAGACGCGGGCAACGACCCGGAGGTAGAGGATCTGCCGGCAGCAGGCTCCCCGGCTGTGGACATAGTGACAACGCTGCGATGCGCGACCCGCGTCGCGGCGGCAACTGTAATGGAAGTGTTGTAAAACGTGGAGAAACTTACCGGTGCGCTGCGCACATACCCATGGGGTTCGCACACTCTGCTGGCGGATTTGCGCGGAACAACGTCACCTTCGCCCGCTCCCGAAGCTGAGCTATGGTTCGGGGCGCATCCGGGTGGATCATCGCTGATCGGCGATCGCCCGCTGACGGAGATTATCGCCGAGGACCCGGAGGGACAACTCGGCTCCAACAGCACGAGCCTGCCGTTTTTGGTTAAGATCCTCGCCGCAGGTGAGCCACTGAGCCTCCAGGCACACCCGACCAAGGAGCAGGCAGTAAAGGGATTCGCCCGCGAAAACGAGGAAGGCATTGACATCTCCGCCCCGGAACGCAACTACCGGGACGATAATCACAAGCCGGAACTCCTCATCGCGCTCAGCCCCTTCCGGGCGCTCGCCGGGTTTCGGCCGCTGGCTTTGACCGCGGAGCTGTTCGCCGCCTTTTCCTGCCCCACCCTCGATCGCTACCGCCTCATGGTGGATTGCGAAGATGAGGGAGAGGGGCTGCGAGCTCTCCTGACTACGTGGGTATCTATTCCCCGTACGGCACGGGAGACACTCATCGGCGAGCTTGTTGAGTCCATTGACGGTTACATCGCACGTGCAGACACGAAAAAATGGATCGTGGCCGTGGGCGAGGAGATTAAAGCTCTCCAGGAGCGCTACCCATTCGATGTCGGTGTCCTCGTCGCGCTCCTGCTCAATCTCGTGGAGCTCGCCCCGGGCGAAGCCCTCTACCTGGATGCCGGGCAGCTGCACTCCTACCTCGGTGGCTTAGCGGTGGAAGTGCAAGCAAATTCGGACAATGTGCTCCGCGGTGGCCTCACCTCTAAGCACGTTGACGTTCCGGAGCTCGTCCACGTACTGTCGTTTGCCTCACTTGATGATCCCCGTGTCCACGCTGACGCGGATGGGCGCTACAGCGTGCCCGTGGACGAATTCGCTGTTCGCCACGTCGCTGACACGGATCTCAACCTTGCCCACGGCACCCCTCGTATCGTCGTGTGCGTCAGTGGGACGGTGGATGCCAGCGATGGGACGACGCTTGCCCCCGGTGAGGCTGGGTGGATCGCTGCCGGCGACCCCGACACACAGCTCACCGTGTCTGGGAAGGCGATGATCGTCTCCTGAGGGCGGAGCCCGGTCTTCCTTCCCGGCACTGGTGTGCCGACAGGGGCATGGGACGGCACGCCCTTTACCTACCAGGCGTGAGGAGCGAGCCACAGGCGGCGCGGGCGGAAGGCCGGGCTCAGTGTGGTTCGCAGCTGTGGGGGCGTGGCGCTTCGCAAGGGCAACGACGCTCGTGGAAGGGGGCTCATGGGGGACGGTGCTCGCGGGGGACAGCGCCCACGGGGGACGGTGCTCGCGGGGGACAGTGCTCGCGGGGGACAGTGCTCACAGGGAATAGTGGCCTGCACTCAGATCACGATGGGCATGGGCAACGTCGCAAGCGGGATGCCCTTAGGAAGCGTCGCACGTGGGATGTCCAGAGGGCGCGTCGCACTGTAGGGGGGGTGCCAGCTACGAATCCTGGAGGACCCCGGAGGAATCCTCTGCAGGGGAGTGAGACCGGGCGATCTCCTGCACTCCTGGTGACAACGGTGTGACGGGAGAATTGCCCGAACTGCGGTGAGCAGGATCGGTGGGTCCCTTTTCGGTAGCCATGGTGTTCGGCGTGGGCTCCGGTGATGCGGATTCCTTGCCGTCTGTGGGCACGGGCTTACCCTCTGCCGAGGGATCGACGAGTGGCGGATCCGCTGGCTGCAGCGATGGTTCCTCGATTGTTGTGGTCGCCGGGGCGGGAGTTGGTGGTGTCGTAGGCTCGACCTGTGGGGTCGTGCTTGGCGCCGGTTGAGTAGAAGTATCGTCGGGCATCTCCTCGGTTCGCGACGGACGCGAGTTCGACTCACTATGTCGTGAATCCGACGGTTTGGTCTGCGGAACAGGATCGCCCTTCTCCTCGAGCGGTTGATTGGGCTCCTGCTGGGGCACGCCACCCTCCTCTGCGCCCTCGTGCGCAGTGGTCGGTGCACTCTGGGTGCCGGATTTCGGCACCTGAGCGCGTTCCGAGCCGGGCCGTGTTCCTCCAATGCCAGGGCCGGAGTTCGGCGCCAGGAAGGGATCCCTGGGCGAAACGGCCACTGTGGGAGTCTTTACCGGGAGTTGGGGTGCAGTGGATTCGTCTTCAAAAAAACGCTCCGACGTGGTGGTTTGCGATGGAACAGGATCCTCAGTGGAAACTAGGCTACTGCTAATGGCAGTATCAGTAGTTGTGGTCGACGATGGCATCGACAAACGCCATACGCCGAAGCCGAGACCAGAGGCGACCACCATGCCAGTAGCCACGAAGAGGCCAAGGCTGCGCGTTGAGTTTCTCATTGCCCTTTGACCTCCAATTCGCTAAACCTGGTTTATAACAATTTCATAACCTCGCGCCTACCTTAACACAAGAGGTAGGGTGCGGGAAGTGCTTGAAGTTTGTTTCCCATTTGAAAGAGAAGGAAAAGACCAATGGGTGCATGGGATGCTGAAGTTCTAAATGCTGATATCAACGAGGATTTTCTCGACGAACTCAGTTCTCTCGAAGGCGAGGATCTGGTGGAGGGCGTCGTCGACGCCATCATGCTGGTGGCCAAGGGTAATGCCACCTCCGATGAGGAGGAGGCTAACGGAATTTGCGCGGCAACAATCGCCTCGATTTGGGCAGGTGCGCCTTACTCCGCCTCTGACGCTATCGACACCTATCCCTTCATCGTCGATCCTGATACCGATGTCACGGAGGCCGTGTTCGAATCCATTGCTGAGCCAGCCGCCGACATTCTGGAAAATGCCGATACTGAGCAGGATCTTGAGGTCTACATCGAGGCGCTGAACTAGCGTCACGGTCGCACGCGCAGCCGGCTCTTTGTGCAGTGCCCTGGCGGGATCCCTGTGGCGCTGGGCGCGCATGTGTACTCGTGCGGAGAAAGTGCTTCCTGGGGTGGGAAGCTGGGGGAGTGCCCAGTGGTAGCTCCTGTGAAGTCTGCCACTGGGAAGATGAAGCACGGCCAAAACTGCTAGCGAGCTGTACCATGGAACGGTGTGCTGGTGGCACAGAAATGTGCCTTTCACCCGGTGCATCGGCAACGGGATGAAGCCGTAGTGGTTGGCCCCGGAGCCACAAGGACAACCTAGATGGAAACGGTGACACATGATCCTGGCTGTAGAGGGAATTGACGGGGCAGGGAAAAACACTCTCGTCAGAGACCTTTTGAAGCATATCGACGCAGAAACCCTCTCCTTCCCTCGGTACTCCACATCAGATGCCGCCAAACTTGCGCGGAAGGCTCTCTATGGCCGAATGGGGGACATGACCGAGTCTCCATATGCCATGGCTGCCCTTTTTGCTCTGGATCGTGCGGGGGCACGGGAATATCTACAAAAATATGCAGCTTCGCAAGATTCCATCTTGATCCTTGACAGGTATGTAGCGTCAAATGCTGCATATACGGCTGCACGCTTGGAAGACATGGATGCTGCGCAATGGGTATACGACCTGGAATATGGGGAGTTGGGGCTTCCTAAACCAGCGCTGCAAATCCTTCTTGAAACTCCCGCCTCGGTGGCACAGGAGCGGGCAGAATCGCGCGCCCGCGCGGAGCGTGATCGGGCGAAAGATACGTATGAGCAGGATAGTAGCCTGCAGGTGCGGACATCTGTGGCCTATCGGAGGCTCGCCCGTGGCCAGTGGGCATCGCCCTGGCTCATCGTCCCGCATACGACGACTCCGCAGGAGGCTACCGAGGAGATCCTTAACCGGTTGCTTTAGCCTGGTGGGGCGCTGCCGTGACTTTGTGCACGGCAGCCAGGCTCATCCATTTATCGCTGCCGGTCAGGTGCAAGATTTTGCACCTCTGTTTTCGCACCTCTATTTTCGCGAAGATCATTTCGTCCAGACGTTTTCTTTGGGACGTTGGCAAACCGTGGCTGCTCAACGCTAGTCACCCGTAGTTGTTCACATACATGGTGCGAAAAGTTCCTGTGGCCTTTTGCGGGCGAGTGACGACAGGGCTCGGATGTATATATCCCTCAGTGGAGATGTCTGAGCAGGGGATATACAGGTGTTTTCCACATTTGGGGGGAGATAGTGAAAAGGGTTGCGTGTGTGACAGGTGATGATGTACCATCTGGTTATAACCAAACATCCCCGGCGGAGTGACCCACAGTAATTCCAGCCCCACGTCCTACGGACGGGGCACATTGATCACTTGATCGCAGGGATGTTTTGGTATGTCTGGGGTCTTTCTTTCACCAACTTTTAACGTGCGTGATTGGAGAAAAGCTGCGGTGATTGTCACTGCTGCTGCGGTGAGTGTCATTGTTACTGCGGTGGCTGTGACTAGTAGTGCGGAGGGCACAGTATCGGAATTGGCACCAGGCAGCCGTGGGGTGGAAAGCGTGCGTGGTAGGCGGGGCGGAACAGATTCGCGCAAGACAGGGTGCGCAGAGCGGGCGTTTTTGGGGGGAGGGTACGGCGGGCGTTTTAATGCGCTCGCGCGGAGTGTGGAAATATGGAGAGGTATGAAGGCGAAAATTTTAGTGGTTGATGATGATCCCGCGATCTCTGAGATGCTTTCCATCGTCTTGGAGGCCGAGGGGTTTGACACAGTGGTTGTGACTGACGGCGCAGAGGCCGTTGCCACTTTTGAGCGTGAACAACCAGATCTCATCCTGCTTGACCTCATGCTCCCCGGCATGAACGGAATCGATATCTGCAAGACGATACGGCGGAGTTCTCCAGTTCCGATCGTCATGCTAACCGCCAAGACGGACACAATCGATATCGTCCTTGGCCTCGAGTCGGGCGCTGATGATTATGTCACCAAGCCCTTTAAGCCGAAGGAACTTGTTGCACGCGTCCGAGCGCGCCTACGCAGGTCTTCCTCCGATGACAACGAGATCATGCAAATCTCGAATCTCACCATCGACGTGCCCAGCCACACAGTTCGCCGCGGTAATGAAGAACTGCAGTTGACCCCCCTCGAGTTTGATCTGCTTGTGGAGCTGGGGCGGAAGCCCGGTCAGGTATTCACCCGCGAAGAGCTGCTGGAGAAAGTGTGGGGCTACAAGCACGCCTCGGACACGCGTCTCGTCAATGTGCACGTGCAGCGGCTGCGCTCCAAAATCGAAACGGATCCAGAAAATCCGACAATCGTCCTCACCGTACGAGGAGTGGGCTACAAAGTATCCACGGAGCTGTAGCCACCTGTGCGTACGAAGCTCCTCGCTATCCGGGATACCCTAGCCAAGAAATGGCGCACGTCCCTGCAGGTCCGAGTGGTGGGATCCATCCTCGTGATGTCCATTCTCGTTGTCGCTCTCCTCGCTTTCGGAATGACAACGGTTGTGGCCGATCGTTTGCTAGCCGCCAAAGTAGCGGCGGCTTCCAACGAGATCACCCAAGCTGCAGCGACGGTAGAAACTCAGATTTCGGCTACGGATGCCTCTAGCTCGATCCAGACGCGCTTGAACTCCGCGCGTGCCTCGGTGAATTCGGCGCGCTCGTCTGGCCAGAACAACAGCGAGAGCTCCGGCGGGGACAAGTCGGGTGTCTATGATGTGGTGTTGCTAGCGCCGAATCCCGACGGGTCGTTGGTATCGGCCCCCGAAGTGAATGGTCCGGAAATTTCCGATTCTTTGCAGGCCATGGTGCGTGATGGGCAGGGGAACGTCGCCTATGAGTATGACACGTTCCGGCGTAGCGATGACAGCTCCTACAAAGCCCTCGTCATTGGTACCCCCACAGATACCGACCTGCAGGGGGTGGAACTGTACCTCGTCATGCCACTGACAGCGGAGGAGTCCACTCTGGCCCTCATGCGTGGTATCGCCGCATTTGGCGGAGTGGTGCTCGTTGTCCTCCTCGTCGGTATCATGTGGCTTCTGACGCAGCAGGTCACCATGCCGGTACGATCCGCGAGTCGGATCGCCGAGCGGTTCGCCTCCGGTCACCTGCGTGAACGCATGGTCGTCGAAGGCGAGGACGAGATGGCACGGCTAGCCAATAGCTTCAACTCGATGGCGGAATCTCTCTCGAAGCAGATCTACCAGCTGCAGGAATACGGAAGTTTGCAGCGGCAGTTTACCTCCGATGTGTCGCATGAGCTGCGGACACCACTCACTACGGTGCGAATGGCTGCGGACATGATCTACGACCATTCTGATTCTTTGGATGCCTACACCAAGCGAGCCGCAGAGCTCATGGTGAGGGAGCTTGACCGCTTTGAAGCACTCCTCAATGACCTGCTGGAAATCTCTCGGCATGATGCTGGTGTTGCTGAGCTTTCGGAGGAACGCATCGACGTTCGCTCGATTATCAACTCCGCATGGAGTCAGGTGGAGCACCTATCGGAGGAAGTCGGCGCGCCAGTCACCTTGGAGGTGCCAGACGAGCCGGTGTTTGCCCACGTTGACGCCCGCCGTATCGAGCGAATCTTGCGCAACCTCCTTGCGAACGCGATCGACCATTCGGAGTCTAACCCCATCACCTTGACGCTGACGGAATCCGATGACCACTTCACTATCGCGGTGCGCGACCATGGCGTAGGTCTTAAGCCAGGACAGGAAGAACTCGTGTTCAACCGCTTCTGGCGAGCCGACCCCTCCCGTAAACGGCACTCCGGCGGTACCGGACTCGGCTTGGCTATCTCTCGCGAGGATGCGCTGCTCCACGGTGGCACGATCACCGCTGAAGGCGAAATCGGAGAGGGGTCCACCTTCACTGTCACCATACCCAAGCACCCGCCGCACACATCACAGGACAGTGACCTGGTTCTTCGTGGAGTAACCCAGGATGATGACTTTGCGGTGGTGGAGAACGAGCCTGAACCGTACGAGGACGAGTCAGATGAGACCGCGCCACTTCCGTCGAAAAGCTCAGAGGAGCTACCAGCGGGAGGTCCGATTCCTTCCGTGATGCTGCATGCCAGGGATCAGGAGCAGATGGAAAAGGAGCAGGCGAAACAAGAGCTGGTGGATAAAGACCTCGAGGACAAAGGAGAGTTTGATGAATAAACGCGTGCGGGTCCTCGGCGTACTCAGCGTCACCGCCCTCATCGTCTCCGGATGTGCGACACTTCCCGGGGATTCAGAGCCGCAGGTGTTGCGCCAATACGAGCGATCGCGGGTAGCAGAAAATCCCGTTGGGCCTGAGAAAGGTCAGGAGGCGGATCTCCTGTTGAAGAGTTTTTTTGCCCAATCCGCCAATCCCACCCAGACGCACCAAGCCGCGCGCATGTACCTCGCCCCCGAGGCGGCAGCGACATGGGATGACTCGCAGGGAACGACGATTCTCCGCTCCATCGAAGATTTCTCCTCCACTGTCTCCAATGACCCCAACCGGATCATTTTCACCGTGCGTGGCGAGAAGGTTGGCAGACTCACCGGTGGCGGGGTGTATGAGCTCGAAGAGGGCCACTTCGAAGAGGAATACAAGATGACGAAGGTGGACGGCGAGTGGCGGATCGAGCAGCTTCCCCCCGGCGTTGTTCTGGAGCGGGCGACATTCCGCAACAGTTACCAGCCCTATGACCTGTATTTCTTTGAGCCCACAGGGCGGATGCTTGTGGGCGACAGACGTTGGGTGTACAACCAGCAGACGGCTGTCGACACTACCCTCATCCGGATGCTTAACGACGGCCCACGAGAGGCATTAAAGCCGGGTGTCATTACAGATCTGAAGCCGGAGACCGTATATTCGGGCACACGCGATGGAGTGCACGTGTTCACCGGTGTGGATGCCGTTGATGATAAGCAGCTCAACCGCATCGCGGCCCAGGTCGTGTGGACGCTGGAGTCGGCCAAAGTCCAAGGCCCCTACAAACTGGAAATCGATGGCGTCACACTCGAAGGGGACGGCTCAGGTCTGACGACGGAAGATTTCATGGAGTACAACCCACAGGGATCGCTCGGATCCGTCAACAGCCTCTATGCACTCACTGATGGGAAGTTGCACCTCGTCACCGCTGATTCCGCGACACCCGTGAACAACGGTTTGACGGGTATTGAATCCGCCTCCATCGCCACGTCTTCCGGTGTCATTGCTGCTGTGACAAAGGAACAGGAAGACAAGTCTGTGCTGCGCATGGGACCCCTTGACGGCCCCTTCTCTAAGGTGCTGGAGGCCAAGACGCTCTCACGCCCGAGCTTTGAGTACGGTGGCTCCGCGATGTGGACCGTCGTTGACGGAAAGCAGATCGTTCGAGTCACCCGTTCGTCTGATTCGGGCGAACTCTCTCAGGCGATCGTTCAGGCCGCGCCGTTCGACGAGCTGGATAAACCAATTTCCGTTCTCCGCATCTCTACCTCGGGTGTTCGTGTCGCTGCTATCGTGGACAACCACGTCTATGTGGGCACAGTTGCGCGCCCGACGCCGGGAGAGCGGCGCATTGCCAACATGCGGGAAATTGCCCCGGGAATTAGTGGTGCCGCGCTGAGCCTCGATTGGCAGCACGATGGGAGTCTGCTCGTGGGCACGAATTCGCCGGACAGTCCGGTGGTTCGCGTTGAGCCAGATGGGGCTGCGGTCAAGATCGAGCCGTCGGTTAACCTCACTGCCCCTGTGGTCGCCGTGGCTTCCACCAGCTCCACCATGTTTGTTACGGATGCTCGCTCCATGCGTCAGCTGCCGAACAACAGCGGTAGTAGTTCGTTCTGGCGCGAAGTGCCGGGACTTCAATCTCGGCGCGCTGCCCCGATCATTCCCGAATAAGGGAGGCCCCACGCGGTGAGCACTGCGAGGATTCGCGAACCGTAGTAGTGAATAAGAGACTCGCCTTGGTGCATGACTCTCCTTTGTGAATCGCCCTCTTCGTATGTGAATGGCCCTCCTTGGTGGGGTGCCCTTATGGTGAGCGACCCACTGTCGTGAGCAGAAGTCTTCGTGGTGTGCTGACGCTCCGTTTTAGTCGGCTTCGTGGGTGGTGACTGCCACGAGGTCTTTCCCGGTTGGGCGCACTACCTCTCCGTTCGAGTGGCGAGATGGAGCGGAGTGTGGGACTGTCTGTACATGCTGTTTGAGCTTCTCCTACCGCGCCGTTGCGCGGGGTGCAACGCGCCGGGGGAAAGTCTGTGCGAGGCATGCCGGTGCGAATGGGAGCGCGTTCCCTACCAGGTGTCACCGCAGTTCGGAGAACGCCCAGTGTGGGCACTTGGCCCCTATTCGGGGTGTCGCAGGCGCACGCTCATCCATGCGAAAGAACGGGGCCGGAGGGATGTGCTGCCCCTTCTCGGTGCGGTGGTGGGAGCCGCGACACGGTATCTACAGGCGGTGGGGGAGCTTCCCGAGGAGCTCACGCTGGTACCTGCCCCCACTCGCCCGTCTTCGGCGAGGCGTCGCGGGGGCGACCCAGTCACCGCGATCTGTCGGACATCGGGGGTGCCCTGGCTCTCCTGCGTCCACCACGGGTCCGGTGTGCGGGATTCGGTGGGGTTGGATCCACATGAGCGCCACCGCAATCTTGTGGGAAAAGTCGTGGTTGAGGCGGTTCCGGCAGGCCCGATATTGCTTGTCGACGACATCGTCACCACCGGTTCAACAATCGAGGCCACCGCCCTGGCTCTCACCGCCCGTGGGGGGACGGTTGTGGGAGCACTCACCCTCGCTGCCGCCTAGGCTTGTCGACGGTCGGGGTGACCTGGGAAAAGTTGGTTGAACCTGCGTCCGACTTCAGGCGCGTTCGCTCACAGCGTTTCGAAAAATAAGAAAAACTCTACCCAATGGTTATGACCGGATGTAAACTAAAGGTGTACGTTTTGTTAGTCACCGTTAACCTACGAGGTGGCGGTGCCCCAATTTGGCCGGGAGGTTTCTCATGACAAAGCCAGAAAACAACGAAACCCAGCGCGACGAACTGCGCCCCGACATCCAAGTGGTCATCACTGGTAGAAATGTGGAGGTTCCAGAACACTTCAAAGAGCGCGTAAACACGAAGCTCGCCAAAATCTCGGTTCTTGATCCGACGCTCAACTACTTCCATGTGGAGCTGAAGCACGAGCCGAACCCACGGCGCGCCGATCGCGCTGACAAGATCCAAATCACGGCAACAGGCAAGGGCCACATCGCCCGTGCCGAGGCGAAGGAGGATTCCTTCTACGCTGCGCTGGAAGTTGCCCTGGCAAAGATGGAGCGCAGCCTGCGCAAGGTCAAGGTTCGCCGGTCCATCAGCCACCAGGGGCACCGCGCACCGCTTGGTGCCGGTCAGCAGGCCGCCAAGCTCGTTCAGGAGGCCGAGGAGGCGCGGAGCAAGCAGGAGCAGTACGACACGGATCCCTACGAGGGGCTTGTCGACGATGTCCTGCCGGGCCAGATCGTGCGCCGCAAGGAGCACCCGGCCAAGCCGATGAGTGTCGATGATGCTCTCAGCGAGATGGAGCTCGTCGGGCACGACTTCTATCTGTTCATCAACGAAGAGACTGGTCGTCCTTCTGTTGTCTACCGTCGTCGCGCTTTTGATTACGGTCTCATTGCGCTTGTCGAAGAAGAGAAGTAGTCACATACTTTTCTCATGCATTTGGCCCCGGTTTTCCGGGGCCTTTGTATTGGTTTACCCACCATCTATAAGGCTGTATTGTGTGTAGGGCGGTACAGTACCCCGTACAAAGCGGTCGTGAAAACGATCGTAAAACGGTCGTAGTGAAAAGTTCGTGTAGGTGTGTGCGTACAATACACAACGAGTACTAACTTTGAACCATTAGACATTTTTAGCGAAAAGGATATAAAGAGCACGTGTTCGGACTGTCCAAAATCTTGCGTGCCGGCGAAGGCCGGGTTGTAAAGCGACTCTCCAAGCTGGCAGACCAGGTAGTTGCCCTCGAGCCGGAATATGCCAAGCTCACCGACGATGAGCTCAAGGCCAAGACGGAAGAATTCAAGGAGCGAATTGCAAACGGGGAGACGGTAGACGATATCCTCCTGGATGCTTTCGCCACCGCCCGTGAGGCCGCATGGCGTGTCCTTGGTCAGAAGCACTACCACGTGCAGATTATGGGTGGCCTGGCGCTCCATTACGGCAACGTAGCGGAGATGAAAACTGGTGAAGGTAAAACCCTGACCTGTGTGCTTCCCGCATACCTCAACGCCCTCGAAGGTAAGGGCGTCCACGTGGTGACGGTGAACGATTACCTCGCCAAGCGAGACTCCGAGTGGATGGGTCGTGTTCACCGTTTCCTCGGCCTTACCACGGACGTGATTTTGTCCAACATGCGTCCCCCGGAGCGTAAGAAGGCCTATCAGGCGGATATTACTTACGGCACGAATAACGAACTCGGATTTGACTACCTGCGTGACAATATGGCACGCAGCCTCGATGACCTCGTTCAACGCGGCCACCACTACGCCATCGTCGATGAGGTCGACTCCATCCTCATTGATGAGGCGCGTACACCTCTGATTATTTCCGGTCCCGTCGATGCCACGAGTGAGTGGTACACGGCATTCGCGAGGATCGTCCCCAAGCTGAAGCGCGACATC includes:
- a CDS encoding phosphomannomutase/phosphoglucomutase — protein: MRSRELIDSVIKAYDVRGVVGETLDAELAHDIGAAFAILIRRDGEHTIAIAHDMRDSGPELARAFSDGARSQGIDVTYIGLSSTDELYYAAGALNTSGAMFTASHNPAKYNGIKLCRPGARPVSRDTGLGEIADMVCGQIPAYDGPQGSYEERDVLGGYVSHLRGLVDLSGMRPLTVAVDAGNGMAGHTVPAAFEGLPITLEPLYFELDGTFPNHEANPLDPKNLVDLQKFTPEKKADIGLAFDGDADRLFVVDENGDPVSPSAICALVATRYLEQFPGATIIHNLITSKTVPEMITEHGGHPVRSRVGHSFIKALMAEKKAVFGGEHSAHYYFQEFFNADSGLLTALHVLAALGEADKPLSELMAEYSRYAASGEINTRLSGTQEQAEKTQAVLDAFASRTESTDDLDGVTVQLKDTPAWFNLRASNTEPLLRLNVEAPTAEEVDAIVEEVLSIVRNDQ
- the manA gene encoding mannose-6-phosphate isomerase, class I, with amino-acid sequence MEKLTGALRTYPWGSHTLLADLRGTTSPSPAPEAELWFGAHPGGSSLIGDRPLTEIIAEDPEGQLGSNSTSLPFLVKILAAGEPLSLQAHPTKEQAVKGFARENEEGIDISAPERNYRDDNHKPELLIALSPFRALAGFRPLALTAELFAAFSCPTLDRYRLMVDCEDEGEGLRALLTTWVSIPRTARETLIGELVESIDGYIARADTKKWIVAVGEEIKALQERYPFDVGVLVALLLNLVELAPGEALYLDAGQLHSYLGGLAVEVQANSDNVLRGGLTSKHVDVPELVHVLSFASLDDPRVHADADGRYSVPVDEFAVRHVADTDLNLAHGTPRIVVCVSGTVDASDGTTLAPGEAGWIAAGDPDTQLTVSGKAMIVS
- a CDS encoding dTMP kinase encodes the protein MILAVEGIDGAGKNTLVRDLLKHIDAETLSFPRYSTSDAAKLARKALYGRMGDMTESPYAMAALFALDRAGAREYLQKYAASQDSILILDRYVASNAAYTAARLEDMDAAQWVYDLEYGELGLPKPALQILLETPASVAQERAESRARAERDRAKDTYEQDSSLQVRTSVAYRRLARGQWASPWLIVPHTTTPQEATEEILNRLL
- the mtrA gene encoding MtrAB system response regulator MtrA; this translates as MKAKILVVDDDPAISEMLSIVLEAEGFDTVVVTDGAEAVATFEREQPDLILLDLMLPGMNGIDICKTIRRSSPVPIVMLTAKTDTIDIVLGLESGADDYVTKPFKPKELVARVRARLRRSSSDDNEIMQISNLTIDVPSHTVRRGNEELQLTPLEFDLLVELGRKPGQVFTREELLEKVWGYKHASDTRLVNVHVQRLRSKIETDPENPTIVLTVRGVGYKVSTEL
- the mtrB gene encoding MtrAB system histidine kinase MtrB, producing the protein MRTKLLAIRDTLAKKWRTSLQVRVVGSILVMSILVVALLAFGMTTVVADRLLAAKVAAASNEITQAAATVETQISATDASSSIQTRLNSARASVNSARSSGQNNSESSGGDKSGVYDVVLLAPNPDGSLVSAPEVNGPEISDSLQAMVRDGQGNVAYEYDTFRRSDDSSYKALVIGTPTDTDLQGVELYLVMPLTAEESTLALMRGIAAFGGVVLVVLLVGIMWLLTQQVTMPVRSASRIAERFASGHLRERMVVEGEDEMARLANSFNSMAESLSKQIYQLQEYGSLQRQFTSDVSHELRTPLTTVRMAADMIYDHSDSLDAYTKRAAELMVRELDRFEALLNDLLEISRHDAGVAELSEERIDVRSIINSAWSQVEHLSEEVGAPVTLEVPDEPVFAHVDARRIERILRNLLANAIDHSESNPITLTLTESDDHFTIAVRDHGVGLKPGQEELVFNRFWRADPSRKRHSGGTGLGLAISREDALLHGGTITAEGEIGEGSTFTVTIPKHPPHTSQDSDLVLRGVTQDDDFAVVENEPEPYEDESDETAPLPSKSSEELPAGGPIPSVMLHARDQEQMEKEQAKQELVDKDLEDKGEFDE